A genomic region of Venturia canescens isolate UGA chromosome 7, ASM1945775v1, whole genome shotgun sequence contains the following coding sequences:
- the LOC122413706 gene encoding probable low-specificity L-threonine aldolase 2 isoform X3, whose translation MSSYGAQLDVNINDYAKEKNAIIVDLRSDTVTKPSKAMRLAMMDAAVGDDVFGEDPTVNELERKAAEMVGKEAALFVSSGTMGNLIAIMVHCNERGCQAYCGERSHTMLHEQGGAAQIAGVTLNPIPNREDGTFSLEALELKFSKDRLHEPTSRLVIVENTFTGNTVDSCWLNKLMELVKKRGLKLHMDGARLWNASVGSGVPANKMVENFDSVTFCLSKGLGAPVGSMLCGDRDFISRARRVRKVLGGGMRQAGVLAAAGLVALEETIPLLKFDHERARRLESAINQMESNVFQSITDTGVKTNMVILRLNRDLDYGANAFVQRLSTVLDEPNEPRIIVRALAFSNNMIRFVLHRDINDEMLDAAISKIKFIGQPTNKKKM comes from the exons ATGTCGTCCTACGGTGCACAATTGGACGTGAACATCAATGATTacgcgaaggaaaaaaac GCCATAATTGTCGATTTACGGAGCGACACTGTGACAAAACCTTCCAAAGCTATGCGACTCGCCATGATGGATGCGGCAGTCGGTGATGACGTTTTCGGCGAAGATCCAACTGTCAATG aaCTGGAGCGAAAGGCTGCGGAAATGGTCGGAAAAGAAGCTGCTCTATTTGTCTCTTCCGGTACCATGGGAAATTTGATTGCCA TAATGGTGCATTGCAACGAGCGTGGTTGCCAGGCATACTGCGGTGAAAGATCCCATACGATGTTGCACGAGCAAGGCGGAGCAGCTCAAATAGCAGGTGTGACGTTGAATCCAATACCGAACAGAGAAGACGGTACGTTCAGTCTGGAGGCTCTGGAGCTCAAATTCAGTAAGGATCGTTTGCACGAGCCAACTTCGCGATTGGTAATCGTTGAGAACACGTTTACCGGCAACACAGTCGATTCTTGCTGGTTGAATAAATTAATGGAACTGGTAAAAAAGCGAGGTTTGAAGTTGCACATGGACGGAGCTCGTTTGTGGAACGCTTCGGTGGGTTCGGGAGTTCCAGCGAATAAAATGGTCGAGAATTTCGACTCGGTGACGTTTTGTTTGAGCAAAGGTCTCGGCGCGCCTGTCGGTTCGATGCTGTGCGGTGATCGCGATTTCATTTCACGAGCAAGGCGCGTTAGAAAAGTTCTCGGCGGTGGCATGCGCCAGGCTGGAGTTCTCGCTGCCGCTGGTCTCGTTGCTCTCGAAGAAACTATTCCGCTTCTCAAATTCGATCATGAACGCGCTCGCAGACTCGAATCTGCTATCAATCAAATGGAAAGCAACGTTTTTCAATCCATCACGGACACCGGGGTCAAAACGAATATGGTTATTCTTCGCTTGAACAGAGATCTCGACTATGGTGCCAACGCCTTCGTCCAAAGATTGAGCACCGTCCTCGACGAACCTAATGAACCCAGAATCATCGTCAGAGCTCTTGCTTTCTCTAATAATATGATTAGGTTTGTCCTTCATCGCGATATCAACGACGAGATGCTGGACGCTGCTATTTCCAAAATTAAGTTTATTGGCCAACCTacgaacaaaaagaaaatgtaa
- the LOC122413706 gene encoding probable low-specificity L-threonine aldolase 2 isoform X1 codes for MVICPFVGHINKREVELRSKPSFRIEVRPVLIQQLLIGPREMSSYGAQLDVNINDYAKEKNAIIVDLRSDTVTKPSKAMRLAMMDAAVGDDVFGEDPTVNELERKAAEMVGKEAALFVSSGTMGNLIAIMVHCNERGCQAYCGERSHTMLHEQGGAAQIAGVTLNPIPNREDGTFSLEALELKFSKDRLHEPTSRLVIVENTFTGNTVDSCWLNKLMELVKKRGLKLHMDGARLWNASVGSGVPANKMVENFDSVTFCLSKGLGAPVGSMLCGDRDFISRARRVRKVLGGGMRQAGVLAAAGLVALEETIPLLKFDHERARRLESAINQMESNVFQSITDTGVKTNMVILRLNRDLDYGANAFVQRLSTVLDEPNEPRIIVRALAFSNNMIRFVLHRDINDEMLDAAISKIKFIGQPTNKKKM; via the exons ATGGTTATTTGTCCGTTTGTGGGCCATATAAACAAGCGTGAAGTCGAATTAAGGTCAAAACCTTCTTTTCGCATCGAAGTTAGGCCCGTGCTGATCCAG CAACTCTTAATTGGACCAAGAGAAATGTCGTCCTACGGTGCACAATTGGACGTGAACATCAATGATTacgcgaaggaaaaaaac GCCATAATTGTCGATTTACGGAGCGACACTGTGACAAAACCTTCCAAAGCTATGCGACTCGCCATGATGGATGCGGCAGTCGGTGATGACGTTTTCGGCGAAGATCCAACTGTCAATG aaCTGGAGCGAAAGGCTGCGGAAATGGTCGGAAAAGAAGCTGCTCTATTTGTCTCTTCCGGTACCATGGGAAATTTGATTGCCA TAATGGTGCATTGCAACGAGCGTGGTTGCCAGGCATACTGCGGTGAAAGATCCCATACGATGTTGCACGAGCAAGGCGGAGCAGCTCAAATAGCAGGTGTGACGTTGAATCCAATACCGAACAGAGAAGACGGTACGTTCAGTCTGGAGGCTCTGGAGCTCAAATTCAGTAAGGATCGTTTGCACGAGCCAACTTCGCGATTGGTAATCGTTGAGAACACGTTTACCGGCAACACAGTCGATTCTTGCTGGTTGAATAAATTAATGGAACTGGTAAAAAAGCGAGGTTTGAAGTTGCACATGGACGGAGCTCGTTTGTGGAACGCTTCGGTGGGTTCGGGAGTTCCAGCGAATAAAATGGTCGAGAATTTCGACTCGGTGACGTTTTGTTTGAGCAAAGGTCTCGGCGCGCCTGTCGGTTCGATGCTGTGCGGTGATCGCGATTTCATTTCACGAGCAAGGCGCGTTAGAAAAGTTCTCGGCGGTGGCATGCGCCAGGCTGGAGTTCTCGCTGCCGCTGGTCTCGTTGCTCTCGAAGAAACTATTCCGCTTCTCAAATTCGATCATGAACGCGCTCGCAGACTCGAATCTGCTATCAATCAAATGGAAAGCAACGTTTTTCAATCCATCACGGACACCGGGGTCAAAACGAATATGGTTATTCTTCGCTTGAACAGAGATCTCGACTATGGTGCCAACGCCTTCGTCCAAAGATTGAGCACCGTCCTCGACGAACCTAATGAACCCAGAATCATCGTCAGAGCTCTTGCTTTCTCTAATAATATGATTAGGTTTGTCCTTCATCGCGATATCAACGACGAGATGCTGGACGCTGCTATTTCCAAAATTAAGTTTATTGGCCAACCTacgaacaaaaagaaaatgtaa
- the LOC122413706 gene encoding probable low-specificity L-threonine aldolase 2 isoform X2, giving the protein MASYAIRGTLLRASKQLLIGPREMSSYGAQLDVNINDYAKEKNAIIVDLRSDTVTKPSKAMRLAMMDAAVGDDVFGEDPTVNELERKAAEMVGKEAALFVSSGTMGNLIAIMVHCNERGCQAYCGERSHTMLHEQGGAAQIAGVTLNPIPNREDGTFSLEALELKFSKDRLHEPTSRLVIVENTFTGNTVDSCWLNKLMELVKKRGLKLHMDGARLWNASVGSGVPANKMVENFDSVTFCLSKGLGAPVGSMLCGDRDFISRARRVRKVLGGGMRQAGVLAAAGLVALEETIPLLKFDHERARRLESAINQMESNVFQSITDTGVKTNMVILRLNRDLDYGANAFVQRLSTVLDEPNEPRIIVRALAFSNNMIRFVLHRDINDEMLDAAISKIKFIGQPTNKKKM; this is encoded by the exons ATGGCGTCGTACGCAATTCGTGGAACTCTCTTACGAGCCTCGAAg CAACTCTTAATTGGACCAAGAGAAATGTCGTCCTACGGTGCACAATTGGACGTGAACATCAATGATTacgcgaaggaaaaaaac GCCATAATTGTCGATTTACGGAGCGACACTGTGACAAAACCTTCCAAAGCTATGCGACTCGCCATGATGGATGCGGCAGTCGGTGATGACGTTTTCGGCGAAGATCCAACTGTCAATG aaCTGGAGCGAAAGGCTGCGGAAATGGTCGGAAAAGAAGCTGCTCTATTTGTCTCTTCCGGTACCATGGGAAATTTGATTGCCA TAATGGTGCATTGCAACGAGCGTGGTTGCCAGGCATACTGCGGTGAAAGATCCCATACGATGTTGCACGAGCAAGGCGGAGCAGCTCAAATAGCAGGTGTGACGTTGAATCCAATACCGAACAGAGAAGACGGTACGTTCAGTCTGGAGGCTCTGGAGCTCAAATTCAGTAAGGATCGTTTGCACGAGCCAACTTCGCGATTGGTAATCGTTGAGAACACGTTTACCGGCAACACAGTCGATTCTTGCTGGTTGAATAAATTAATGGAACTGGTAAAAAAGCGAGGTTTGAAGTTGCACATGGACGGAGCTCGTTTGTGGAACGCTTCGGTGGGTTCGGGAGTTCCAGCGAATAAAATGGTCGAGAATTTCGACTCGGTGACGTTTTGTTTGAGCAAAGGTCTCGGCGCGCCTGTCGGTTCGATGCTGTGCGGTGATCGCGATTTCATTTCACGAGCAAGGCGCGTTAGAAAAGTTCTCGGCGGTGGCATGCGCCAGGCTGGAGTTCTCGCTGCCGCTGGTCTCGTTGCTCTCGAAGAAACTATTCCGCTTCTCAAATTCGATCATGAACGCGCTCGCAGACTCGAATCTGCTATCAATCAAATGGAAAGCAACGTTTTTCAATCCATCACGGACACCGGGGTCAAAACGAATATGGTTATTCTTCGCTTGAACAGAGATCTCGACTATGGTGCCAACGCCTTCGTCCAAAGATTGAGCACCGTCCTCGACGAACCTAATGAACCCAGAATCATCGTCAGAGCTCTTGCTTTCTCTAATAATATGATTAGGTTTGTCCTTCATCGCGATATCAACGACGAGATGCTGGACGCTGCTATTTCCAAAATTAAGTTTATTGGCCAACCTacgaacaaaaagaaaatgtaa